Part of the Halalkalibacter krulwichiae genome is shown below.
TAATTTTTCCTTTAAAAAAGTTACAACATTTGACAATTAATTTCTTGTTTTGACAATTGGTTTATCGGAATCGTCTTGCGTTTTTCTATACTTTACTTTCGTTGCTTCTCCCCCACGCAAGTGGCGGATCGACTTGTGGTACTCTAAAATCTCTTTGACTTCATTCGCTAACTCAGGATTGATCTCTGGCAGTCTTTCTGTGAGGTCTTTGTGTACGGTACTTTTCGAGACTCCAAATTCTTTGGCAATTGTTCTTACTGTCTTCTTAGTCTCGACAACATACCTACCAATCTTGATGGTTCGCTCTTTGATGTAATCGTGCACACGACTCGCCTCCCTAATTCTGTGTTGGGTGATTGGTACAGTTTATTAGGCGGTGCACGCAGATATACCACATTCTTGCATGGACGGGCTTGACTTTTCAGAATTTTGTGTAATGCTTTGTAATATTTGAGATTTCGATTAGGTCTGCAAGTGTTTTCTTGCCTCGATCTTCAAGGTGGTGAAGCAGCTCGCAAAATAAGTGAGCGGTTGTCAGGGCATCTCCAAGTGCCTGGTGACGTTCATAGATCCTAGAGCCAAATTGACTTGCGTAAATCTCTAAATCTAGCATATGCTTGGCCGGGCTTAAATAGCCTACTAAATCAAGCGTATCTAAACAAATAGGAAAATCGATGCGGTACTGATTTCTATTAATCTCTTTTTTAAAAGCTAGTAAATCAAAGCTCGCATAATGTCCGACCCAAACGTCTCCTTCTCCCTCCTCGCTATAGTGAAGAAAGGACTGAACTGCTTCAATCACCGTCGGAGCATCGGCAACAGTCGCATTTGATATACCCGTTAAATCAGTTATTTCAAATGGAATTTCTCGATCAGGATTAACATACGTCTGAAAGGTCTTCTCCAACACTTGACGGTCTTTCACCTGAACCGCACCAATTTCAATAATTCGATCGTGTGAACCTACAGCAAACCCCGTTGTTTCCGTATCAAAAATCGTAAATGTTAGCTGAGAGTGGTGGGTGTTCAATGGAATCTCTTTCACCAATTTCCTCTTAGGCCATAATGGTTTTTTCCGAAACATGATCATCTCCTCCATGCCTTTTTCGATTTTTGCCTTATTAGGGTAAAAGGAATCCAGACTTCTACCCTAATCCAAAAGTCACGAGCACTTGATTTTGCAAACTCCGAATCGTTCTTAGTGCCATCATGAGCTCTTCTTTGTCTTTTGTTTTAAGTTGGTTGAATTCCACTTCGCTGGAACTTTCCCTGCCTTTTTGGTGGGCAGTCCACGTTCGATCGACTCGAATTCTTAAAATGACTTCATAAGCAAATCTTAGCTTATCAGCTGTTTCTTCTGAAAAGACATGATGTTCTGTTAATAAGTCAATTTGTTGCAAGGAGTGGCCTTCAAGTAGGTCATATTTTGCACACAGTAACTGCAAGCAATGATGTAGAGGAAACAAGGCGTGCTTTTTTAAATCGACTGATTCCTTTTTCATCCGAAAGAGGGCACGAATGGGATGGTCAAATGTCGGGACAGGTTGTTCTTTTTCGAGCTCTGCCATCCGATATAAAAAGATTCGTGATTTCTCTAATTGTTGCTTAATCACGTTGCAAAATTGGTCATGAAGTTCTTCCTCTCCATATAAATAACGAAAGGATAAAAAGTTATGAGCAAGCAGTAGATTCTCATTCGTTGCCCTCAGCGCCCAGCTTCGCCACCGTTCTTGCCATAAGTCGAGCGAACCTCTCCAATTTGCTTCACTCGCCATCATCAAACCAGGACAACGTTTATATCCTGCAGCTTCCATGTGCATAACAATCTCCGTTCCTAAGCGCTCAAAATAACGGTCTACACCTTCTTTATACTCTCGTTTCGGATTTTCATAAACAAGAAAATGGTCTTGGTCTGTTAGCAAAAATTGCTCACCACGTCCTCCACTTCCCATCATGTAAAAAACAAAAGGCACAGGAGGTTTCCCAACCATCTTCAAAGCTAATTCGATCGCATGACGAACGAGGCGATCATAAAGCTTTGTCATCACTTCTAGCAGATGAGCCGTAGGGATCCCATCTTGAATTAAATGTGCTAGCACTTCATACATTGCCGGTTTAATTTCAGCTATGTTATCAAGAGTTGACTGTTCAACCGACTGCAATAGCTCAAGTGTTCCGCGATTCTTCTTTCGTAGTAAATCTGAGAGTGTGACCATGCCAATGACCCTGCCTCCGTCCATAACTGGCAAATGTTTCACGCCATTCATTAAGAAGCTCGACATCGCTTCGTAATAATAAGCATCACGGGAAATGATAAAGGGGTGTGGCGTCATAACATCCTTCGCGCAAAGACCTGCACCAAGCCCCTTAGCCACTACACGCTGAACTAAATCTTTCTCAGTGACAATCCCGATTAGCTGTCCATTGTCATTCACGACGACAACAGAGCTAGTATTATACTGAACCATCAACGCTGCTACGTCTTGGACATCGTCATCGATGTCCGCACTAATGACAGGCTGGCTCATCACATCATGAATGCGACGAATAAATGGCTCACTCTCTCCCCACTTATTCGCAAGACGGATTTGTTCAGCGAAGGAAGCGTACACATCTTGTAAGCGCACAGCGGCTTGCTGCAAGATGAAATCACGCACTCCAGGGTCACCCCAAAGCGACTGAATAACAGAGTACGGAATATGCAAACAGACTGCATCTTCAACTGCCTGGACATCGACAGCATATCTCTCTGGTTCCTCTGTTTTTCCGCCTAGAAAATCAGCCAAACTCGAAAATCCGATCATATCCCCTGTTTGCAGCACTTCCAGGACCTCCTTCTGGGCATAGGGCTGCTCAGGCGTCAGGGATGGAAGCGGAAAGTCACCAGGTGCAACAAAAACTTCTGCTACCCCGTTTAGGATAAGCAGAAGTCCTTCTCTTGGTGTTTTTGAATAAAGCACCTTTTCATTTTTTTTATACGTTTTGAGCACACAGCCCCGAAGGACTTCGTCGAACTGAGTTTCACTCAGCCCAACGAAGACCGGGTGCTTGCGGATTTGAGCTCGCACATTATTTTCCGGCTGCATCATCCATCCAAACCTCTCCATCTTTATAACTCATTTGTTCAGGATAACGGAGGTCAACGACTTCATCTTGAAGCTTCTGTGATGGTGCTACTGTCATTTTCGACACAAGATATGTTACAACAAAGTTAATTGGCACCCCAATTAAACCTGCTCCTGTGTCTTGAATTCCAAAGAGCGTAATGCCGTTGTTAGCAAGGAAGATGTACGTTAACGTAACAGATAACCCAACTAACATCCCAGCAATGGCTCCTTGCTTATTGGCACGCTTCCACCAAACCCCTAGAAGAAGAACAGGGAAGAACGTTCCACCAGCAAGGGCAAAGGCCCACGCAACAATTTGCGTAATCACACCAGGAGGATTTAGTGCTACCGCACCAGCTACCACTGTTGCGATCACAATCGCCCAACGACCAGCTGCTAAGCGTTTTTGATCACTTGCATCTGGCTTCATTAGACGGTAGTAAATATCATGAGCAAACGAAGACGAGATGGTAATTAGTAATCCACCAGCTGTCGATAATGCCGCTGCCATTGCTCCAGCTGCCACTAACCCGATGACGAATACACCTAAGTTAGCAATTTCTGGTGTTGCCATTACGACGATGTCGTTTGAAATGACAATTTCACTCCATTGTAAAATTCCATCGCCGTTCGCATCAGCAAGCTGAAGTCGACCAGTATTAACCCAATTTTCTGTCCATGCTGGCAATTGATCAAGTGGCTGGCCAGCTACACGTGTCATTAAAATGAAACGAGAGAATGCTGCATAGGCAGGAGCAGATAAATATAAAAGAGCGATAAACACAAGTGCCCACGCACCACTCCAGCGAGCCGCCTTCATTGTTGTTACCGTGTAGAAACGTACGATAACGTGTGGAAGCGCTGCTGTACCCACCATTAAAGTAAACATTAAAGCAATAAATTGCGATTTGTCACTCTCAGCAAATGGTGCAAAGTATTCAGAAACCCCAAGTGCTCGATCCAACTCACCAAGCTCACTCACAATTTTCCCGTATGTAAGCCACGGAAGCGGGTTGCTAGTAATTTGAAGTGACATGAACACGATTGGAATAATATACGCAACAATTAAGATCATATATTGTGCTACTTGCGTCCATGTGATCCCCTTCATCCCGCCAAGCGTTGCATAAATCGCAATGACGACAACCCCAATCATCGTTCCATACATCGCATCAATGCTTAAGATTCGTCCTATAACTACTCCTGAACCCGATAACTGCCCGATGATGTACGTGAAACTAATAATGATTGTTGCAATCGCAGCAATTAATCTTGCAGCATTGCTATCAAATCGGTCACCAATGAACTCAGGAACCGTGTAACGACCATATTTTCGTAACTGTGGAGCGAGTAAGAAAGTTAAAAATAAATAGCCACCGGTCCAACCCATAATATAAGCTAAACCGTCATAACCAAGAATCATTACCGTACCAGCCATCCCAATAAAGGACGCTGCACTCATCCAATCACCGCCGATGGCCATCCCGTTCCATACAGGTGGTACACCGCGGCTTGCTACATAGAAATCAGATGTTGCTTTTGCACGGTTATAAACAGAAATACCAATATAAAGTCCGAACGTCGCTAAGATAAGCAGTAGTGAAACAATTGTTTGCTGATCCATGCATTAACCCCCTATAGAATCTTCTATTTTTTAGTGATCTAACACCTTGCCAGCACTTACTCTTGTGTTATGCTCTTCATCTATTCCGAACTTCTTGTCAATTCGATCACTAATGATAGCGTTTGCAAAAAGTAAGACAACGAAGGTCACAACGGCGCCTTGAGCACCCATGTAATAATGAGCCGGCATTCCCATAATCGTAAATTGACTTAATCTCTCAGCAAATGCAACAACTCCAAAGGAAGCAAGACCACCAATAATCAAACAAATCACAACGAGCATCGTCCTCGCGCGGAAATAAGCATCAGCAACATTTTTGTCAATTTTTCTCACTGGAAACTCCTCCTTTTTTAATCATGACTAATCTCAGGCATTTTCATTATTATTAAACAGCATCGCCTCCTCTACGGAATGTACTTAAGGTTGATAGGAGAAAAGAAAGTGACAAGATGAACAACGTCTAAGAGGTTTTCGCTTGGCAAGCTTCATGTTGAGGATTCCAATGATAGGTATAAATAATAGAAAGAAAAACGAAGCAATAATAGCTAAAATAATTGCAGCAATCCACGGCAAGACACTGAGTAAAATCACATGACGTACTAATGGAATTTCTACCGTTTGTTGTTGATTACATTTCACACATAATGACCGGTCGGTTTGTGTACGGGCTAGTCGGTTCTTTTTCATGTTCATTGTTTTACCTTAATTGAAAGATAAATTTAATTGTTTCAAAAAAGCCGAGTGGAACCATCGCAATTTGAACGATCATATAAGCAAAAATAGATACAAACGGTAGTGATAACAAGAGGGGCTTTTTTAACCGAAAGGCAAAGATAAGAGAAGCAACAGTGATAAGTAAGAATAGATAGATCATATTCATTCCTCCTTAGTAGGACAAGGTATGAAAGCGTTATCATTTATTCTGGTAAAAAAGAGGTAAGATTACTTTCTACAAAATGTATTATTTCAAATTTTCAGATATAAGTCAATAACTTCTCTTGTCGAAAATAAAGATGACTCCGCGGAAGTTTTCGACATCGCAGAGCCATCTTTTATTTTATTATCCTAATTCATTTTCTTCTTCGTCTTCATCTTGGTCCGTATTATCCTCAGGTGCTACTTCCTCTTCATCTTCGTTATCAGCTGCATCTTCATCTTCGTTTTCTTCTTCGTCAGGCGCCGCGTTGACTCCTTCATTTCCTTCTTCTTCGTCAGCCGGCTTTTCATCTTCTTTATTCTTCTCTTGATCTTTCACAGCATCTTTGACAGAATCAATTGGTTGTTGGAATACATCATTAGGATTCACAGCAACTCCATCTTGACGGATTTCAAAGTGAACATGGATTCCAGCGTCTGTATTGTAGCTGTTACGTCCTGCACGGCCTAATAGATCACCTTGCTGAACTGTAGTCCCTTCTTCCACTTCCACTGTTTCTAAGCTGTGGTAGTGCGTGACAACACCATCTTCATGTGAAATCTCAACAACATATCCTAGTAGCGAATCTTTTTCCGCTTTTACAACAGTACCGCTAATTGCAGCTGCTACTTCAAAACTTTCACCTTCTACGTGAGCAAAATCCATACCTTTATTCGGGAAATACGTATTATTGTAGTATACAAGAGCTTCTTGCTGTTCTTCTGGTGTACCATTGACATCATAGAAATAACCAACGACTGTCACTTCTTCTTCATTTGCAACTGGCATTTTTACCACTTCAGATGATGCTGTTACTTGAACGGCATCCTCACCATACGGATAATTTTCCCCTGCTTGACTTGGATCAGTTACCTCAACACCTTCACCAGGAGCAGCTGAATCATTAGGACCTTGCATTGCAAATACGGCAATTAAAACCCCTGCTGCTGCGGCTAGATAAATAGCAGGTAACATCCAGCGCTTACGTAATAGACCTTTTACATTCAATGAATTTTCTTCAGATTTAGAAGAGCGTTTGTTTTCTTCTTCTCTCATTTCTCATCACCTCAGCAACCATTCTGATCAGATTGCTAGAAATGTATACATCTCGCCAAACATTTTTTTAAATTAGTTTTCGACAAAGTCGATTTTTTTATGCATAACTACTTACATTTCTTTTTAAAACACAAAAAATTACGTGAGAATACGGTTTGAATGGGAAGATCTCCTTTATTAGCAAAGCATCATTATAAGAGTGAATTCGATAACAGCCGAATCACTTGTTTCAAGTGTAAAGAATCAGCCCTGGGATCATCATTCCCAGAGCTTGAATTTATTCAGCTTTTGCCGTCATTTGGGCAATAAATGGATCAAGGGCTTCGATTTCTACCCCCGGTAATAATGGACAAGAATATCTTCATACGATTTCCCTTCCTTCGCCATACCATCTGCACCATACTGACTCATACCGACTCCATGGCCCCAGCCTCTCGTTTGGATCGCAATCTGATCACCTTGGCGCTGCCACTGAAAGTCAGAGGAATCGAGTTCTAACTTCTCACGTACTTGGCGACCGGATAATTCCTTGCCACCAATTACGACCTTCGCGACTCGCCCTCCATCCGTTCGTTCTACAATCGTTCCTACCGAACCATCCTCAGGCAGAGCGACCCCTAAACGATTTTGAAACTCAGCAACAGAAACCATTTTTTCTGCTGTAAAACGAGGGGAAGACTGATCCCACGGACTCTCAACACTTCTTAAGTAAGGAAATTCACTATGCCAATAATCTTCGGAGTTTTCCGTATAACCATTACTCGTAGAGAAGAACATTGCATCAATTGGTTCCCCTTCATACGTTAACACTTGACCTTGCGTTGATAAAACGGCCTCTTGGATACGAGCCATATATAAGTCAAAATCAGCGCCCCATTTTTCTTTTAGCTCTACTTCACTCTGATAAACTTGATGCGTAACTGTATCGGTCACCATCGCACCGTCTGGAACCTGAACATCACGTGGTTGAAGAATATTTTTAACCATATACGTGCGCGCCGTCATTGCTTGAGCCTTCAACGCCTCCATTTCAAAATTAGGATGCATCTCTGAAGCAACCACGCCCATAACATACTGTTCTAGCGGCAATTCTTCAATTTCATTCTGCTGCGAACGGAACACCGCGACTGTCATATCATCTTCTGGATTATATGACCACTTTTCCTCCGGTTGATCAACTGCAACTGATCTGACCGTAGAAGTTGTTGTTTCTTCCGTCTCAGAAACAAAAAGAACGAGCATCGTTGGAATAATAAGAATAACAGTACAAAGAATCGTTGCTGCGATTAGAAGTCGTTTCATGTCAGTCCTCCATTGATAGGTTGATGATTGTTCTCTACAAAAAATATATGAAGGCCCGTCATGAAATAGACCAAGATTTAGCTGTCAAACTACGGGAAATATTCGTCTAGGAAAATTCCCCTTGATTCTTTGCCTTTATTTGTCTTTTAGCACCTTTATAAAGGACATTCTCTTTGCCTTTCTATGCTCCTTTGTCCTTTATTGACCTGATGAAGGACATTCTCCTTGCTTTTTAACTCTCTTTTGTCCTTGAGCGCATATATAGGGGTCTCATTCATGTGCAATTGAGATTTATATTTACAATGTTCTCTCATTATTTTAATTAAACCTGTTATTTCAGCTCCTCCATGCACCGCACCGAAGAAAACAATGCTCATATCTCGGCGCAAACAAAAAAAGGGGGATTTCACCCCCTTTTTTTGTTTGCTATATCGACTTAATCTGCAGTGGTGCAGGTGCTTCTAAGTTTTCGATTTCTTCTTCCGTTTCTTCTACGATGCGTTCTACGTCGGCTCCTAAGGCGCGTAGTTTGTCGGCTAGGTCTACGTAGCCACGATCAATGTGTTTCAGTTCCGTTACACGTGTCATGCCATCTGCTACAAGGCCTGCTAAGATAAGGGCTGCTCCTGCGCGTAAGTCTGTTGCTGCTACTTCAGCACCTTGAAGTTTGTTTGGCCCTGTTATGATTGCAGAGCGGCCTTCTATTTTGATATTTGAGTTCATGCGGCGGAATTCTTCAACATGCATAAAACGGTTTTCGAACACCGTTTCTGTGATTACTCCTGTTCCTTCTGCTTGAAGAAGAAGAGCCATCATTTGTGCCTGCATGTCAGTTGGGAAGCCTGGATGTGGCATTGTTTTAATGTCCACCGGCTTTAACTTTTCTGGTCCGATTACGCGTAAGCCATTTTCTACTTCTTCAATTGTTACGCCCATTTCACCCATTTTAGCAACAAGTGGACGAAGGTGTTCGGACGTAGCACCTTCCACAATTACATCACCTTGCGTCATCGCAGCTGCTACCATAAAGGTTCCTGCTTCGATGCGGTCAGGGATAACAGTGTGTTTCGCTCCTACTAGTTCATCTACACCTTCGATACGGATTTCACCCGTACCAGCTCCACGAACTTTTGCTCCCATTGCGTTTAAGTAGTTCGCAACACAAACAATTTCAGGCTCTTCGGCAGCATTTTCAATGATCGTGGTTCCTTTTGCCATTGAAGCGGCCATCATAATGTTTTCTGTTGCCCCAACACTAGGGAAGTCTAAATAAATTTTCGCGCCTTTTAAACGTCCATCAATCCGCGCTTCAATAAATCCGTTCCCGATCTCAACTGTCGCACCCATTGCTTCAAAGCCTTTAAGATGCTGGTCAATTGGACGTGATCCGATTGCACATCCTCCAGGAAGAGCGATTCTTGCTTTTCCTACACGTGCTAAAAGAGGTCCCATGACTAAGAATGATGCTCTCATTTTACGGACATATTCAAATGGTGCTTCAGTCTTTAATGCCTTTTCTGCATTCACCTGAAATATTCCGTCTTTGTATTCAACTTCAATATTTAAATTGCGTAATACTTCTTTCATCGTGTATACATCTGCCAGTTTTGGCACATCATATATGTGGCTTGTGCCGCGGCCTGCTAAGATTGATGCAGCGATGACAGGTAGGACTGCGTTTTTCGCACCTTCTACCTTCACTTTGCCGCGTAGCTGGTTGCCACCCCGGACAATAATTTTCTCCAACGTATTCCCCTCCGCGTCTAAATTATAGTCTCTTCTCTATCATCAATATTCAGTGGTAATAATAGGCGTTCCTATTGTCACCGTTGTCCCTGCGCCCAATCGTTCATTCTCTCTAATCGCTAGCTGGATATTCATCTTTGTCCCAGCTGTTTCAATGTGAGATTCCCACTCGGAGTGAAACGCGGAATAAGAGACAAAGCCTTCTTCTATAAGTGCTTCTACTTCGTTAGCACCTAATTGCTGAATCCACTTTTTCGCATTTGCCTTTATATCGCTCGATCCTGATCTGTCATTTGCTTGAAATTGAACATATGCCGTTGCATCTTGCAAAGATAATTGCTCCGTTCGTAGTTCAACTAGTTCATTTACTATATTAGATTCAATAACAGATCCATTTGTTCCAAGCACCTGATAAGTAACTAAATAAGTAAGTGCTTTATTGTTTGGTGTTGGGTAAGCGAAAAATTGCAAGGATTCGATCAACCCATTTGGTTGTACATATGTATAATGTGCTTTCCACTCTGAACCTTCCGTTGACACAAAGCTTTCTTCCCAATCATCAGAAGCCAATTGAGAAACAAAGGCGATAAAGTCATCCTTGTTTTTCATGCTTGAGTCCACCTGCTCCTGTCGCAAACGAACCGTCCACTCTTTCAAGCTTAATTCCTCATTTGCTTCTACAAGCTCATGGAACTCCTGCATTGGTTGCTCATACGAAGGTTGTAAAGTAGCACTTAGAACATGTACATACCCAATAATAGAAAAAACGAAACCAAATACAACTAATCGCACATAAACCATTTCTGTTCTCCTCCCCAAGAAAACGAGTATTAGTATCATTTTTACCAGGAGGAGGCTCAGCATACATGGAAGTTGTAGTCATTCCTCGACAAAAGCTTTATTCCCACAAATACCTTAGCATCTGTGAAGAATGTAAATAGTCGAGAAAGAAAGATGTTAACAACTGAGCAATGGCAATCGTCACGATTATCATCAGAACCTTTGCTTTTGGACTATTCGGTTCCTTTACAAAAAGATCAAATCGAAAAGATTGTAATGCCCACCATGTAACAGCCAAGAAAAAGACACTTGTAATGATATGTATCATTGCTTGTTGTCCAAATCCGTCGAACATTGTCATTACTCCCTTACCGCTGATCAGCTTATATTTGAGCTGAAACTGTTACCACCGCTAGTTTTCAGCCCATTTTCCATCATAACTGATAGGATCTAAAAAATCTATAGAAGAAATGTGTGAATTTATAGTTGTTCGGACCTATTTTTTTACAGAAAACGCTTACAATTTTCGGCAAATGCAAAAAAATAAGACATAAGATCCTGTGCATTAGTATTGTCTAATACTCCATGATTTATGTCTTATTTTGTCGTTTTTATTTTCCTGCTACATTTAAGCGATTCGTAGCTCGTTTTAACGCTAATTCAGCACGTTTGAAATCAATTTCATCCGCTCTTGCTGAATCAATTCGTTTTTGAGCTCTCTCTTTCGCTTCACGAGCACGGTCCACATCGATACCTGTTGGCAATTCAGCAGCCTCTGCTAAAATCGTTACTTGATCAGGGCGAACTTCAACAAATCCACCACTAACCGCTACTTTTTCTACAGTGGAGCCTTTTTTTAAGCGTACTGCCCCTACTGTTAATGGAGCAACTAACGGAATATGTTTTGGTAAGATACCTAATTCGCCCTCAATTGTGCGAACACTTACCATATCTACGTCACCGTCATACACCTTGCCATCAGGAGTTACAACACTTACTTGAATTGTTGGCATTGGAAAACCCTCCTTATAGCAATACGGGGTTTGGAAAGGAAAGGTTCTCCTTTCCTTATTTTATGCGTAATGGATTACGCCATTTGTTTTGCTTTTTCTACTACTTCCTCAATACGACCTACAAGACGGAACGCATCCTCAGGAAGGCTGTCATACTTACCTGAAAGGATTTCCTTGAAGCCTTTGATCGTTTCTTTTACTGGTACATAAGATCCAGGTTGGCCGGTGAACTGCTCAGCCACGTGGAAGTTTTGAGATAAGAAAAATTGGATACGACGTGCACGTGCAACAACCAATTTATCTTCCTCAGATAACTCGTCCATACCTAAGATCGCAATGATATCTTGTAACTCTCTATACTTTTGAAGTGTAGATTGAACTTGACGAGCCACTTCGTAATGCTCTTCTCCAACAATCTCAGGAGAAAGCGCACGTGAAGTAGACGCAAGAGGATCCACGGCAGGGTAAATACCCATCTCAGAAAGTTTACGCTCAAGGTTCGTCGTTGCATCTAAGTGAGCAAACGTCGTCGCTGGAGCTGGGTCAGTATAGTCATCGGCAGGTACATAAATCGCTTGGATTGATGTAACTGATCCAACCTTTGTTGATGTGATACGCTCTTGTAATTGACCCATTTCCGTTGCTAGTGTTGGTTGGTAACCAACGGCAGAAGGCATACGACCTAGTAGGGCCGATACTTCAGAACCTGCTTGTGTGAAACGGAAAATGTTGTCGATGAATAAAAGAACGTCCTGACCATCTTGGTCACGGAAGTGCTCAGCCATAGTAAGACCAGAAAGAGCAACACGCATACGTGCTCCAGGTGGCTCATTCATCTGACCGAATACCATCGCTGTTTTCTTAATAACGCCTGAATCTGTCATCTCATGGAAAAGGTCATTTCCTTCACGAGTACGCTCACCAACACCTGCGAATACTGAGATACCGCCGTGCTCTTGAGCGATGTTGTTGATAAGTTCTTGGATAAGAACCGTTTTACCTACACCGGCTCCTCCAAATAGACCGATCTTACCACCCTTGATGTATGGTGCAAGAAGGTCAACAACTTTAATACCTGTTTCAAGGATTTCAGTTGTTGTAGATAATTCTTCAAACTTCGGTGCTTCACGGTGAATAGGATCACGCTTCACGTCAGCTGGGATTGGATCATTTAAATCAATTGCTTCACCAAGTACGTTAAATACACGTCCAAGCGTTGCTTCACCTACAGGGACAGAGATTGCCGCGCCTGTATCAACGGCTACTGTTCCACGAACAAGTCCGTCTGTAGAATCCATCGCAATTGTACGAACGGTATTGTCACCAAGGTGCACAGCAACTTCTAGTGTTACGTTAACATCAACAGCATTAACTTCAGAGCCAACTTGCTCAACGACTAATGCATTGTTGAGTTCAGGTAGAATTCCGTTGTCGAATTTCACGTCAACAACCGGACCCATTACCTGAATAATGCGACCTTTATTCATTTTTTCGCCCTCCTATTTCTTACCAATGGGGTTTTCGTTTTATGTCCGAGTATCAGAAGACTCAGCAATTAGAACCTTCGTCCACCTAAAAAAATCTATTCAAGCGCAGCTGCTCCACCAACGATCTCCGTAATTTCTTGCGTGATCGCAGCTTGACGAGCGCGGTTGTATACTAACGTTAAATCATCAATAAGAGCCGTTGCATTGTCTGTTGCAGCGCTCATTGCCGTCATACGTGCACCAAATTCACTTGCTTTTGCATCAAGCAACGCACCGTAAATAAGGCTTTCTGCGTATTGTGGCAATAATCGTTCTAAAATGGCTTGCTCAGATGGTTCGTATTCGTACGTAGTAGTTTTCGTACCTT
Proteins encoded:
- the spoIIID gene encoding sporulation transcriptional regulator SpoIIID codes for the protein MHDYIKERTIKIGRYVVETKKTVRTIAKEFGVSKSTVHKDLTERLPEINPELANEVKEILEYHKSIRHLRGGEATKVKYRKTQDDSDKPIVKTRN
- a CDS encoding 3'-5' exonuclease produces the protein MFRKKPLWPKRKLVKEIPLNTHHSQLTFTIFDTETTGFAVGSHDRIIEIGAVQVKDRQVLEKTFQTYVNPDREIPFEITDLTGISNATVADAPTVIEAVQSFLHYSEEGEGDVWVGHYASFDLLAFKKEINRNQYRIDFPICLDTLDLVGYLSPAKHMLDLEIYASQFGSRIYERHQALGDALTTAHLFCELLHHLEDRGKKTLADLIEISNITKHYTKF
- a CDS encoding DUF294 nucleotidyltransferase-like domain-containing protein, which codes for MERFGWMMQPENNVRAQIRKHPVFVGLSETQFDEVLRGCVLKTYKKNEKVLYSKTPREGLLLILNGVAEVFVAPGDFPLPSLTPEQPYAQKEVLEVLQTGDMIGFSSLADFLGGKTEEPERYAVDVQAVEDAVCLHIPYSVIQSLWGDPGVRDFILQQAAVRLQDVYASFAEQIRLANKWGESEPFIRRIHDVMSQPVISADIDDDVQDVAALMVQYNTSSVVVVNDNGQLIGIVTEKDLVQRVVAKGLGAGLCAKDVMTPHPFIISRDAYYYEAMSSFLMNGVKHLPVMDGGRVIGMVTLSDLLRKKNRGTLELLQSVEQSTLDNIAEIKPAMYEVLAHLIQDGIPTAHLLEVMTKLYDRLVRHAIELALKMVGKPPVPFVFYMMGSGGRGEQFLLTDQDHFLVYENPKREYKEGVDRYFERLGTEIVMHMEAAGYKRCPGLMMASEANWRGSLDLWQERWRSWALRATNENLLLAHNFLSFRYLYGEEELHDQFCNVIKQQLEKSRIFLYRMAELEKEQPVPTFDHPIRALFRMKKESVDLKKHALFPLHHCLQLLCAKYDLLEGHSLQQIDLLTEHHVFSEETADKLRFAYEVILRIRVDRTWTAHQKGRESSSEVEFNQLKTKDKEELMMALRTIRSLQNQVLVTFGLG
- a CDS encoding sodium:solute symporter family protein — encoded protein: MDQQTIVSLLLILATFGLYIGISVYNRAKATSDFYVASRGVPPVWNGMAIGGDWMSAASFIGMAGTVMILGYDGLAYIMGWTGGYLFLTFLLAPQLRKYGRYTVPEFIGDRFDSNAARLIAAIATIIISFTYIIGQLSGSGVVIGRILSIDAMYGTMIGVVVIAIYATLGGMKGITWTQVAQYMILIVAYIIPIVFMSLQITSNPLPWLTYGKIVSELGELDRALGVSEYFAPFAESDKSQFIALMFTLMVGTAALPHVIVRFYTVTTMKAARWSGAWALVFIALLYLSAPAYAAFSRFILMTRVAGQPLDQLPAWTENWVNTGRLQLADANGDGILQWSEIVISNDIVVMATPEIANLGVFVIGLVAAGAMAAALSTAGGLLITISSSFAHDIYYRLMKPDASDQKRLAAGRWAIVIATVVAGAVALNPPGVITQIVAWAFALAGGTFFPVLLLGVWWKRANKQGAIAGMLVGLSVTLTYIFLANNGITLFGIQDTGAGLIGVPINFVVTYLVSKMTVAPSQKLQDEVVDLRYPEQMSYKDGEVWMDDAAGK
- a CDS encoding DUF4212 domain-containing protein; the protein is MRKIDKNVADAYFRARTMLVVICLIIGGLASFGVVAFAERLSQFTIMGMPAHYYMGAQGAVVTFVVLLFANAIISDRIDKKFGIDEEHNTRVSAGKVLDH
- a CDS encoding M23 family metallopeptidase; protein product: MREEENKRSSKSEENSLNVKGLLRKRWMLPAIYLAAAAGVLIAVFAMQGPNDSAAPGEGVEVTDPSQAGENYPYGEDAVQVTASSEVVKMPVANEEEVTVVGYFYDVNGTPEEQQEALVYYNNTYFPNKGMDFAHVEGESFEVAAAISGTVVKAEKDSLLGYVVEISHEDGVVTHYHSLETVEVEEGTTVQQGDLLGRAGRNSYNTDAGIHVHFEIRQDGVAVNPNDVFQQPIDSVKDAVKDQEKNKEDEKPADEEEGNEGVNAAPDEEENEDEDAADNEDEEEVAPEDNTDQDEDEEENELG